The Caldilineales bacterium genomic interval GCCGCCCTCTTCAGAAATGCAGGGCGTCCGGGCTGGCCAGCCCCATCTGCACCCCCTTCAGCAGCGCCGCCGCATGCGTCCGCACCCCCATGATCTCGCGGATGTTCTGCAGGTGCCACTTGTACGTGCTCGGTGCGATGGCCAGCTCTTCCGCCACCTCGGCGTTGTCGCTGTTCGCCCGCAGGATGGCCAGGGTCAGGATCTCCCGCTGCCGCTCCGACAGCGCCTCCTCCGGTCCCGGCGTCCGCCGTCGCTCCATCAGGTACTGCGTCACATCGGGCGAGAAACACACCCCACCGTTGTGCACCGTCCGCACCGCCGTCACCAGGTTGACGCTGAGCGCGTCGTCCTTGAGCAGATATCCCGCCGCCCCTGCATTCGCCAGCCGCTCGATCACTGCCTGGCGCATATCTTGCGACACCACCAGGATGCGCGTGGCCGGG includes:
- a CDS encoding response regulator transcription factor; its protein translation is MQIQPTPIRVVIIDDHLLTREGIRQQLERASSLITIVGEGGAGEQVEPLVERLRPDVLLLDLTMPWREGERLWQAKELFEPVAAIERLQQRFPATRILVVSQDMRQAVIERLANAGAAGYLLKDDALSVNLVTAVRTVHNGGVCFSPDVTQYLMERRRTPGPEEALSERQREILTLAILRANSDNAEVAEELAIAPSTYKWHLQNIREIMGVRTHAAALLKGVQMGLASPDALHF